In Mytilus edulis chromosome 6, xbMytEdul2.2, whole genome shotgun sequence, the following proteins share a genomic window:
- the LOC139528447 gene encoding PR domain zinc finger protein 5-like has translation MDEVISVSVPGYKDQVFQSLHQLQQRGVNCDVTLQACDGTANIHSIILAANSEKHIYSKISQTNENHQVDCTKYRIHVIKAVVIFLYSGELVIEKSCYNDLVQICKDLYLSSACDSFNHQYQITKVHPSTYDKDGVKVFERELYIHSNNSNSSYESTSTIPLGNDDLPATPMKTVSRGDSLYLKVTDLKNDQGTSCDDNNMETCSVEYGCTNDSRPSSSSLGENLINQIENIVMQCVDNEKKEKKGDVFPVLTMDNDSSPEHSEKSDSKSKCEETKCPSLNQNNTSLGRKATKRPSRLLSSDTKEKPSRKKKKTSLNKKRKVTKVIKSNKRQRNIDNDEDAKDHQDYDMTDDTTSLKPKKQWKCTKCNLIFQSFSERAEHMRKLHKPYPCELCDWVGVQPHLYASHMYGQHKVVIYSERYPLVQCDFQGCTYKCLNINMKDHMRCHKYKKEKLVCHVCGMEFTSEGGLRAHSSYHKEEEMKFKCKECDKVFGWKHELSKHLTAEHKTHNLCHLCPFKSKNKTSLIVHLHNKHAEPIPEKMKTYKCDMCDFYCFYPSYLKIHKQESHSDSMNFQCNVCPKKFKSKKALRSHWDCAHSSNFYKCDKCSYTTRSQTTLQIHQQSTHSEARPFSCHLCEYSCKLKGNLNSHMKNIHKLEIVSINKLHEKVVKTGKGYDEYMEARRKRFFEPDKTSLELIETRPLDQSCGAPMAEDDTGEQYQDLLNIVRTCNLPLS, from the exons ATGGATGAAGTAATCAGTGTTTCTGTACCGGGATATAAAGATCAAGTATTCCAATCACTGCATCAGTTACAGCAAAGGGGAGTTAACTGTGATGTTACACTACAAGCATGTGATGGCACTGCAAATATACACAGCATTATCTTAGCAGCCAACAGCGAAAAACACATCTACAGCAAAAtttcacaaacaaatgaaaaccaTCAAGTTGACTGTACAAAATACAGAATTCATGTAATAAAAGCTGTAGTGATATTTTTATACTCTGGAGAATTAGTTATTGAAAAAAGTTGTTACAATGATCTTGTACAAATCTGTAAAGACTTATATTTAAGCTCTGCATGTGATTCATTTAATCACCAGTATCAAATTACAAAGGTACATCCTAGTACTTATGATAAAGATGGTGTCAAAGTTTTTGAAAGAGAACTATACATTCACTCAAATAATAGTAATTCATCTTATGAAAGCACCAGTACAATTCCTTTAGGAAATGATGATCTTCCAGCTACACCAATGAAAACAGTCAGCAGAGGTGACAGTTTGTACCTGAAGGTGACTGATCTTAAAAATGATCAGGGAACCAGTTGTGATGACAATAACATGGAAACCTGTTCAGTTGAATATGGTTGCACCAATGACTCTAGACCCTCCAGTTCTTCACTTGGTGAAAACCttataaatcaaatagaaaatattGTAATGCAATGtgttgataatgaaaaaaaagaaaaaaaaggggatGTATTTCCAGTGTTAACAATGGATAATGATAGCTCACCTGAACATTCTGAAAAATCTGACAGTAAATCAAAATGTGAAGAGACAAAATGTCCAAGCCTTAATCAAAACAATACATCTTTAGGTAGAAAGGCTACTAAAAGACCTTCTAGATTATTAAGTTCAGATACAAAGGAAAAGCCatctagaaaaaagaaaaagacatcaTTGAATAAGAAGAGAAAAGTAACAAAGGTTATTAAAAGTAATAAACGCCAGAGAAATATTGACAATGATGAAGATGCCAAAGATCATCAGGACTATGATATGACTGATGACACAACAAGCCTTAAACCTAAAAAACAATGGAAATGTACCAAGTGTAATCTTATATTTCAGTCATTTTCAGAACGAGCAGAGCACATGAGGAAGCTTCACAAACCATATCCCTGTGAACTGTGTGATTGGGTGGGCGTTCAGCCACATCTGTATGCCTCACATATGTATGGTCAACATAAAGTTGTTATATACTCAGAAAGATATCCATTGGTACAGTGTGATTTTCAG gGATGCACatataaatgtttgaatataaatatgaagGATCATATGAGATGTCATAAGTATAAAAAAGAGAAGTTAGTATGTCATGTTTGTGGTATGGAGTTTACTTCAGAAGGAGGCTTACGTGCTCATTCATCATACCATAAAGAAGAGGAAATGAAGTTTAAATGTAAAGAATGTGATAAAGTATTTGGATGGAAACATGAACTAAGT AAACACCTGACTGCTGAACATAAAACACACAATCTTTGTCACCTGTGTCCATTCAAGTCCAAGAATAAGACGTCACTGATTGTACACCTCCATAATAAACATGCAGAACCTATCCCAGAGAAAATGAAAAC gtatAAATGTGATATGTGTGATTTCTACTGTTTTTATCCAAGTTATCTAAAAATACACAAACAAGAAAGTCATTCAG ATTCCATGAATTTCCAATGCaatgtttgtccaaaaaaatttaaaagtaagaAAGCTTTAAGAAGTCACTGGGACTGTGCCCATAGTT CAAACTTTTACAAATGTGACAAGTGCAGTTACACAACAAGATCACAGACAACACTACAAATTCATCAACAGAGCACACATTCT GAAGCTCGACCATTTTCCTGTCATCTCTGCGAGTACAGCTGTAAATTAAAAGGAAATTTAAACAGTCATATGAAGAATATACACAAATTAGAAATAGTTTCTATTAATAAATTACACGAAAAAGTGGTTAAAACAGGTAAAGGCTATGATGAATATATGGAGGCTAGAAGAAAACGTTTTTTTGAACCAGACAAGACCTCATTAGAATTAATAGAAACTAGACCACTTGATCAGAGCTGTGGTGCTCCTATGGCAGAGGATGATACTGGTGAACAATATCAGGATTTACTCAACATTGTTAGAACTTGTAATTTACCTTTGTCCTAA